A section of the Candidatus Hydrogenedens sp. genome encodes:
- the mnhG gene encoding monovalent cation/H(+) antiporter subunit G, with protein MIKEILTSLFLLLGGFFMLLAGFGILRFPDVYTRMHAATKSGTLGVTGALIALSLYFWDTEITVRAMLPILFTLITAPVAAHCISRSAFKSGVELSENSVINEFEQNQEISTDEQIK; from the coding sequence ATGATAAAAGAAATCCTCACCTCGCTATTTTTACTTTTGGGTGGTTTTTTTATGTTATTAGCCGGTTTCGGAATACTGCGTTTTCCTGATGTATATACTCGGATGCATGCTGCCACAAAAAGCGGAACTTTAGGTGTTACAGGAGCCTTAATTGCATTGTCTCTTTATTTTTGGGATACAGAAATTACAGTGCGTGCTATGTTACCCATCCTATTTACTCTTATTACGGCACCTGTTGCAGCACATTGTATTAGTCGTTCTGCATTCAAAAGCGGTGTAGAACTGTCAGAGAACAGCGTTATAAACGAGTTTGAACAAAATCAAGAAATTTCAACAGACGAACAAATTAAATAG
- the tig gene encoding trigger factor: MMEQKNNNENNITPSESEQKDELQNATETTSEQTTTEELHEHKHHHHAHDTAEEEFKFEKDPEYEIDYKGDCLYSVKISIPAVNTKSQINKNLEEVKEHAELPGFRKGKAPMWLVENKFGKIARKEALDKVITESVKKLMEDNKLRAFSTPQFEGLEELDKLPEDKDISFQVSFEVAPRCELGKYRGLELERKVLEPDENMIAERLELLRNRFAIYQSIPDAEIANGDQAIIDFNGTIDGESFPGGTANNYPYIVGSKRFFGKFEEALIGAKVGETKTCEVEFPIDYTNKSLAGKKAIFEIKIKDIKRKEMPALDDEFAKQAGAKNLEDLKQKIKKELEDAISEETDYQLETDAIEQVIANSTFEIPKSLIEEVAKNQVEEQIQRMIQMRIPVSEIEKQREELEKDAKEKAEKTIKWYTVANEIAEAEGIEITDSDYEDEAQNIQGRTGIDIETIRNYIQEQGKEDVNDTIIRKKVVKLILDSAKIETKTISREEWEKKSD; the protein is encoded by the coding sequence ATGATGGAACAAAAAAACAACAACGAAAATAACATTACTCCCTCTGAATCAGAACAAAAAGATGAGTTGCAAAATGCAACGGAAACTACTTCGGAACAAACAACAACAGAGGAATTGCATGAGCATAAACACCATCACCATGCCCATGATACAGCCGAAGAAGAATTTAAATTTGAAAAAGACCCCGAATATGAAATTGATTACAAAGGAGACTGTTTATATTCCGTAAAGATTTCTATTCCTGCGGTAAATACTAAATCACAGATAAATAAAAATCTGGAAGAAGTAAAAGAACATGCAGAATTGCCCGGTTTTCGTAAAGGGAAAGCCCCCATGTGGTTAGTTGAAAACAAATTTGGCAAAATAGCTCGAAAAGAAGCCCTTGATAAGGTTATAACCGAATCCGTTAAAAAATTAATGGAAGACAATAAATTACGGGCATTTTCTACCCCGCAATTTGAAGGGTTAGAAGAACTTGACAAATTACCAGAAGATAAGGATATATCTTTTCAGGTTTCTTTTGAAGTAGCACCAAGATGCGAATTAGGTAAGTATCGTGGGCTTGAGTTAGAACGAAAAGTCCTTGAACCTGATGAAAATATGATTGCAGAACGGCTGGAACTTTTGCGGAACCGTTTTGCAATTTATCAGTCTATTCCTGATGCAGAAATAGCCAATGGTGACCAGGCAATTATTGATTTTAATGGAACTATAGATGGGGAAAGTTTCCCCGGTGGAACTGCCAACAATTATCCTTACATAGTCGGTTCTAAGAGATTTTTCGGTAAATTTGAAGAAGCACTTATTGGTGCTAAAGTTGGTGAAACGAAAACCTGCGAAGTTGAATTTCCGATAGATTACACGAACAAAAGCCTTGCCGGTAAAAAAGCAATATTCGAAATTAAAATTAAAGACATCAAACGGAAAGAAATGCCTGCATTAGATGATGAATTTGCAAAACAAGCCGGGGCAAAAAATCTTGAAGACTTGAAACAAAAAATTAAGAAAGAACTGGAAGATGCTATATCGGAAGAAACTGATTATCAATTAGAGACAGATGCAATTGAACAGGTTATTGCAAACAGCACATTTGAAATTCCCAAATCACTCATTGAAGAGGTAGCCAAAAATCAGGTAGAAGAACAAATCCAACGAATGATACAAATGCGTATCCCTGTGTCGGAAATTGAAAAACAACGCGAAGAGTTGGAAAAGGATGCTAAAGAAAAAGCAGAAAAAACAATTAAGTGGTATACTGTGGCAAATGAAATAGCCGAAGCAGAAGGGATAGAAATTACAGATAGTGACTACGAGGACGAAGCACAAAACATACAAGGAAGAACAGGGATAGATATAGAAACCATTCGTAACTATATTCAGGAACAAGGCAAAGAAGATGTAAACGATACCATTATTCGAAAAAAAGTAGTTAAACTTATTTTAGACAGTGCCAAAATTGAGACAAAAACTATTTCCCGTGAAGAATGGGAAAAAAAATCTGATTAA
- a CDS encoding ATP-dependent Clp protease proteolytic subunit — translation MHEAIEKLFKHGINPYSENPINPQAVTIYQQTSRGERAYDIYSRLLEDRIIFLGMPIDDYVANYIIAQLLYLEAEDPDKDINLYINSPGGSVTAGLAIYDTMQFIRPEITTICLGQAASMAAVLMSAGTPGKRYALPYSRFLLHQLMGGVRGQATDIAIQAQEIVRIGETIDQILARHTGQPIEVIRRDTDRDLFLSADEAKNYGLIDEVLQRSKPKKEK, via the coding sequence ATGCATGAAGCAATAGAAAAATTGTTCAAACATGGAATTAACCCTTATTCCGAAAATCCTATTAACCCTCAGGCTGTAACAATATATCAGCAAACCAGTCGGGGAGAAAGGGCTTACGATATTTACTCCCGATTGCTTGAAGACCGAATTATTTTTTTGGGTATGCCTATTGACGACTATGTTGCTAACTATATCATTGCCCAATTACTTTATTTAGAAGCAGAAGACCCCGATAAAGACATAAATCTTTATATCAATAGCCCGGGTGGTAGTGTTACAGCAGGTTTGGCAATATACGATACCATGCAGTTTATCCGTCCCGAAATTACAACCATCTGCCTTGGACAGGCAGCCAGTATGGCAGCAGTCCTTATGTCCGCAGGAACTCCCGGAAAACGCTATGCGCTTCCTTATTCTCGCTTCCTGTTGCATCAATTAATGGGGGGTGTTCGCGGACAGGCTACTGACATCGCTATTCAGGCACAGGAAATTGTTCGGATAGGTGAAACTATTGACCAAATCCTCGCCAGACATACAGGACAACCCATTGAAGTTATCCGAAGAGATACCGACCGCGACTTATTTCTCAGTGCAGACGAAGCAAAAAACTATGGACTAATTGACGAAGTATTACAACGCTCCAAACCTAAAAAAGAAAAATAA
- a CDS encoding Na+/H+ antiporter subunit E produces the protein MNSNLFLANVLLSLIWAFISGTLSFASILLGFVIGYMILFIIYGKEADYFLKVIRIFLFAFRFIWLLFLSNIEVAIEVLRIRPKSAPGIIAYQLHSTNPLEITLFANFISLTPGTLSVDISEDNKVLYIHALFANNPEKLKKDIEEQLEKPLNTIFN, from the coding sequence ATGAATTCCAACTTGTTTCTGGCAAATGTTCTTTTAAGTTTAATCTGGGCCTTTATCTCAGGTACTTTGTCTTTTGCAAGTATCCTATTGGGATTTGTTATTGGATATATGATTTTATTTATCATATATGGCAAAGAAGCAGATTATTTTCTTAAAGTCATTCGTATTTTTTTGTTTGCATTTCGTTTTATTTGGCTATTATTTTTATCAAATATTGAAGTAGCCATTGAGGTGCTTCGCATTCGTCCAAAATCCGCCCCCGGAATTATTGCTTATCAACTTCATTCTACCAATCCGTTGGAAATAACTTTATTTGCAAATTTTATATCATTAACTCCCGGAACCCTAAGCGTGGATATTTCAGAAGACAATAAGGTTCTTTATATTCACGCTTTGTTTGCTAATAATCCTGAAAAATTGAAAAAAGATATTGAAGAACAATTGGAAAAACCATTAAACACAATTTTTAACTGA
- a CDS encoding CoA-binding protein, giving the protein MPKTVAIIGASADRNKYSNKAIRAYIAKGWTVYPVNPNIKEIEGIPCYKSIEDVPEPIDRISVYVPPQIGKTLLPSIARKKHNELYINPGAEDEELMQKATQLGLNPIYACSIIAVGSHPSSFSEK; this is encoded by the coding sequence ATGCCTAAAACAGTAGCAATCATTGGTGCATCTGCCGACCGTAACAAATACAGTAATAAGGCAATCCGTGCATATATTGCAAAAGGATGGACTGTTTACCCCGTGAATCCCAATATCAAAGAAATTGAAGGGATTCCCTGTTATAAATCCATTGAAGATGTTCCCGAACCTATTGACCGTATCAGCGTATATGTTCCACCTCAAATCGGCAAAACACTTCTCCCCTCCATTGCCAGAAAAAAGCACAACGAACTATACATAAACCCCGGTGCCGAAGACGAAGAACTTATGCAAAAAGCAACACAACTTGGATTAAATCCCATCTACGCTTGCAGTATTATTGCCGTTGGTTCACATCCCTCCTCCTTCTCCGAAAAATAA
- a CDS encoding proton-conducting transporter membrane subunit — protein IIRTFTLFYREIDTPTQNTLLIIASLTMLIGVLGAVSQNEIRRILSFHIISQIGYMLMGLALWTTLGVAGAIYFIVHNIVAKSNLFFISGIINEKTGSYHLKSQGNLYKELPMLSACFLCSALSLAGLPPLSGFVGKLALIIAGIHAGAYITVFISILVSFLTLFSMTKIWIYTFWGTSNYKKEISTEPEKNLFFAYSAVIILALLTVLLGVFGETFIDISEKSAQSLLQPLTYIEKVMEY, from the coding sequence ATCATTCGCACCTTTACTTTATTTTATCGAGAAATAGACACTCCCACACAGAATACCCTTTTGATAATTGCCAGTCTTACCATGCTCATAGGAGTTCTCGGTGCTGTATCTCAAAATGAAATTCGGCGTATTCTTTCCTTTCATATCATATCTCAGATTGGTTATATGCTTATGGGACTTGCTTTATGGACTACATTAGGAGTTGCCGGTGCCATCTACTTTATTGTCCACAATATTGTTGCTAAATCAAATCTATTCTTTATAAGCGGTATCATTAACGAAAAAACAGGCAGTTATCACCTTAAATCGCAAGGAAATCTATATAAAGAACTACCAATGCTCTCGGCTTGTTTTCTCTGTTCCGCATTATCTCTTGCTGGTTTACCTCCTCTGTCGGGTTTCGTCGGTAAATTGGCATTAATAATAGCAGGTATTCATGCAGGTGCTTATATTACTGTTTTCATATCCATACTTGTAAGTTTCCTTACTTTATTTTCAATGACAAAAATATGGATATATACCTTTTGGGGAACATCAAATTATAAAAAAGAAATTTCCACTGAACCAGAGAAAAATTTATTTTTTGCATACAGTGCTGTGATAATACTTGCTTTACTGACTGTTTTATTGGGTGTATTTGGAGAAACTTTTATTGATATATCCGAAAAGTCCGCTCAAAGTTTACTTCAGCCATTGACTTATATAGAAAAGGTTATGGAGTATTAG
- the dxs gene encoding 1-deoxy-D-xylulose-5-phosphate synthase, which translates to MAILENINSPKDIKTLSLDQLELLAEEIRKKIISTVLINGGHLASPLGVVELTIALHYVFDIGKDILIWDVGHQSYAHKILTGRNHNFDTLRRKGGISGYPRREESPLDFFGTGHSSTSISSALGMAIARDIEKENNHVIAVIGDGAMTGGMAMEALSHAGHLGTNLLVILNDNEMSIAPNTGALAKYFNRLIMAYPYKRAKEDVGSFVKRIVGERVTRTIQDLEKSVKGFITKGSLFQELGFNYIGPADGHDLPLLMECFQNLKYFAGPVLFHCRTEKGKGYKEAEKDPQKYHGIKPKKIYKSDEEGDGILLTQPVEEIGKSFTEHFSDAICKLAEKDNRIVAITAAMPAGTGLTTFAEKFPQRFFDVGICEQHAVTLAAGLACKGFRPVVAIYSTFLQRAYDQIIHDVCLQNLPVIFAIDRAGLVGEDGPTHMGTFDLSFLRVIPQLKICSPRDGFDLEKLLEIALLQEGPIAIRYLKAQSILTGSTTERNYMGADVLSTGTDGYFLAVGTKVHTCLKVSQKLQKAGISIGVIDMRWVKPLDIQILKKLSTPRIFTVEENTLIGGFGSAILEYFNDSSLIEETKIYRLGISDVFCEHASREEQLKMFGLTVDELSDKVLEIFEINQHTHVPTMS; encoded by the coding sequence ATGGCTATTCTTGAAAATATAAATTCACCTAAAGATATTAAAACCCTTTCTTTAGACCAGTTAGAACTATTGGCGGAAGAAATTCGCAAAAAAATTATTTCTACGGTCTTAATCAATGGGGGGCATTTGGCATCTCCCCTGGGAGTAGTGGAACTGACTATTGCATTACATTATGTTTTTGACATCGGTAAAGATATTCTTATATGGGATGTCGGACATCAATCTTATGCTCATAAAATACTTACGGGAAGAAACCACAATTTTGATACACTCCGAAGAAAAGGGGGAATTAGTGGCTATCCGCGTCGTGAGGAAAGCCCCCTTGATTTTTTTGGCACGGGTCATAGTTCCACATCTATATCTTCTGCATTAGGGATGGCTATTGCTCGTGATATAGAAAAAGAAAATAATCATGTTATAGCAGTTATTGGAGATGGAGCCATGACAGGGGGCATGGCAATGGAAGCATTAAGTCATGCGGGGCACCTTGGAACAAATCTGCTGGTAATATTGAATGATAATGAAATGTCTATCGCTCCCAATACAGGGGCTTTAGCAAAATATTTTAATCGCCTTATTATGGCTTACCCTTATAAAAGGGCAAAAGAAGATGTTGGAAGTTTCGTAAAACGAATTGTAGGAGAACGCGTTACCCGAACCATTCAGGATTTGGAGAAATCGGTAAAAGGCTTTATTACAAAAGGTTCCTTATTCCAAGAATTGGGTTTTAATTATATCGGTCCTGCCGATGGACATGATTTACCTTTATTAATGGAATGTTTTCAAAATCTGAAGTATTTTGCGGGTCCTGTTTTGTTTCACTGTCGAACGGAAAAAGGGAAAGGATACAAAGAGGCGGAAAAAGACCCTCAAAAATATCACGGAATTAAACCTAAAAAAATTTACAAATCCGATGAAGAAGGGGATGGAATTCTATTAACCCAACCTGTTGAAGAAATAGGAAAAAGTTTTACAGAACATTTTAGCGATGCAATATGTAAACTCGCTGAAAAAGATAATCGAATTGTTGCTATAACTGCCGCAATGCCAGCAGGTACGGGATTGACTACTTTTGCGGAAAAATTCCCACAACGATTTTTCGATGTAGGAATATGCGAACAGCATGCGGTAACTCTTGCCGCTGGGCTTGCCTGTAAAGGATTTCGACCTGTGGTTGCTATTTATTCGACTTTTTTACAACGGGCTTATGACCAGATTATTCATGATGTTTGTTTGCAAAATTTGCCCGTTATTTTCGCTATAGACCGTGCCGGGCTTGTTGGTGAAGATGGTCCCACTCACATGGGGACTTTTGACCTTTCCTTTTTGCGGGTCATACCCCAATTAAAGATTTGTTCACCTCGCGATGGCTTTGATTTAGAAAAACTTTTAGAAATAGCCCTCCTTCAAGAAGGACCCATTGCAATTCGTTATCTCAAAGCACAATCTATACTTACAGGGTCAACGACAGAACGGAATTACATGGGAGCAGATGTCCTTTCAACAGGAACTGATGGCTATTTTCTTGCCGTGGGAACCAAAGTCCATACCTGCCTGAAAGTATCCCAAAAATTACAAAAAGCAGGGATATCTATCGGTGTTATTGATATGAGATGGGTAAAACCCCTCGATATACAGATACTGAAAAAACTTTCTACCCCGCGTATTTTTACGGTCGAAGAAAATACTTTAATAGGTGGCTTTGGAAGTGCTATCCTTGAATACTTCAATGATAGTTCTTTAATAGAAGAGACAAAGATATATCGTTTAGGGATATCGGATGTTTTTTGTGAACATGCTTCTCGTGAAGAACAATTAAAAATGTTTGGACTAACCGTTGATGAATTATCTGATAAAGTACTTGAAATTTTTGAGATAAATCAACATACGCATGTACCCACTATGTCCTGA
- a CDS encoding monovalent cation/H+ antiporter complex subunit F, protein MVVVGIIFALIRLAIGPTLADRVVALDLITTQIVGIIAVYSIAISNSTYLIDAITITILSFLGTVTFAYYLGIGGKP, encoded by the coding sequence ATGGTTGTTGTAGGGATAATTTTTGCCCTGATACGACTTGCTATAGGTCCTACTCTGGCAGACCGTGTAGTGGCTTTAGACCTGATAACAACTCAAATTGTCGGCATAATCGCTGTTTATTCCATTGCCATATCAAACTCCACATACCTGATTGATGCAATAACAATTACTATTCTTTCCTTTTTAGGGACAGTAACCTTTGCCTATTATTTAGGAATTGGAGGGAAACCATGA